One window from the genome of Streptococcus parasanguinis encodes:
- a CDS encoding NCS2 family permease: MDKFFKLSEHGTTVRTEVLAGLTTFFAMSYILFVNPQMLSQTGMPAQGVFLATIIGSVVGTLMMAFYANLPYAQAPGMGLNAFFTFTVVFGMGYSWQEALGMVFICGVISLIITLTNVRKMIIESIPTALRSAISAGIGIFLAYVGIKNAGFLKFTIDPHTYTVVGEGADKANATISANASAVPGLVDFNNPAVLLALVGLAITIFFVVKGIKGGIILSIFATTVLGILIHVVDITKIDFASNHLGAAFNDLGTIFGQALGSKGLGSLISNTSRLPETLMAILAFSLTDIFDTIGTLIGTGEKVGIVATNGENHQSAKLDKALYSDLVATSVGAIAGTSNVTTYVESAAGIGAGGRTGLTALVVAICFAISSLFSPLLAIVPTAATAPILIVVGIMMLSGLKNIHWEDMSEAVPAFFTSIFMGFSYSITQGIAAGFITYSLVKVVKGEAKEVHSMIWILDVLFILNYVSMALN; the protein is encoded by the coding sequence ATGGATAAGTTTTTTAAACTTTCAGAACATGGAACCACTGTTCGAACAGAGGTCCTTGCTGGTTTGACAACCTTTTTTGCGATGAGTTATATCCTCTTCGTAAACCCTCAAATGTTGTCACAAACAGGTATGCCAGCTCAAGGAGTCTTCCTTGCAACGATTATTGGATCCGTTGTCGGGACCTTGATGATGGCTTTTTATGCCAATTTGCCTTATGCACAAGCACCAGGGATGGGCTTGAACGCTTTCTTTACCTTTACCGTTGTATTTGGTATGGGCTACTCATGGCAAGAGGCTTTAGGAATGGTCTTCATTTGTGGTGTGATTTCATTAATTATCACATTGACAAATGTTCGGAAGATGATCATCGAATCGATTCCGACTGCTCTTCGGTCTGCTATTTCAGCGGGGATCGGGATTTTCTTGGCCTATGTTGGGATTAAGAATGCAGGATTTTTGAAATTCACGATTGACCCTCATACCTATACAGTGGTCGGGGAAGGAGCAGATAAGGCGAATGCAACGATCTCAGCCAATGCATCTGCTGTTCCTGGATTGGTTGATTTTAACAATCCGGCTGTCCTCTTGGCTCTTGTTGGTCTTGCGATTACTATTTTCTTTGTTGTCAAAGGGATTAAGGGAGGGATTATCCTTTCTATCTTTGCAACGACTGTGCTTGGAATTCTCATCCATGTGGTTGATATCACTAAAATTGACTTTGCAAGTAACCATCTAGGAGCTGCCTTTAATGATTTAGGCACGATCTTTGGTCAAGCTTTGGGATCAAAAGGATTGGGTTCTTTGATTTCCAATACGTCTCGTTTGCCTGAGACCTTAATGGCAATTTTAGCCTTCTCCTTGACTGATATTTTTGATACAATTGGAACTTTAATCGGTACGGGTGAAAAAGTTGGGATTGTTGCGACAAATGGGGAAAACCATCAATCAGCGAAATTAGATAAGGCCCTCTATTCAGACCTTGTAGCGACTTCAGTCGGAGCCATTGCAGGAACTTCAAACGTAACGACTTATGTTGAATCTGCAGCTGGTATTGGAGCTGGTGGACGCACTGGTTTGACAGCCTTGGTTGTGGCAATCTGTTTTGCTATTTCAAGTCTCTTTAGTCCTTTGTTGGCGATTGTACCGACCGCTGCTACAGCTCCAATTTTGATTGTTGTTGGGATCATGATGTTGAGTGGCTTGAAAAATATCCATTGGGAAGATATGTCAGAAGCAGTTCCTGCCTTCTTCACCTCTATCTTTATGGGCTTCAGCTACTCGATTACACAAGGGATCGCTGCTGGATTTATCACCTATAGCTTAGTGAAAGTGGTTAAAGGAGAAGCCAAAGAAGTGCACAGCATGATTTGGATCCTAGATGTTCTCTTTATTTTAAACTACGTTAGCATGGCCTTGAATTAA